The genomic stretch AGAGCACCGCATAGCCGTTCATCGTCCGGTGTCGCACCACGAGGTCCCCGAACGTGTAGTTGCGCACGTGGCCCATGTGCGCGGGTCCCGACGGGTACGGGTACATGCAAAGCGCGTAGAAGTGGGGCCTCGGGTCGTCGTTTTCGACTCGATAGGCCCCCGACTCGTCCCAGATCCTCTGCCACTTGGCCTCTGTCGCGCGGAAGTCGTAGTCGTCGGGAGGCGTCGGCATCGTGCGGCATGCTAACCGTCCGCGACGCGGCCACCTAAACGCAGCCCGCGGTAGGAGTGTCGGCTGGTTCACGTCTCCGGTTTGCCGCGCGACTGCTGCGAGCAGATGTCTCGTCGGATGCAGGTCTTGCTAAGGTGGGGTCACCCTCTGGGGGAGTAGCTCAGCCTGGTAGAGCGCCTGCATGGCATGCAGGAGGTTCGCGGGTTCAAATCCCGTCTCCTCCACCGGCGTCTGCGGTCCTGTCTGAACCTGCTCGGTCGACTGATGCGGGCGGGGCGGCGGACCTCTCCGTCCTCAGCCGTCGACAGACCGGGCGGGGCGGCGGGCTCCTCCCTCTTCGGCCGATGACCCTTCCGGAACGATCCTGCGCATGTCGGTCCAGAGTCGCTCGAGTTCGTAGTAGGACCTCGTCTCCGGATCGAACAGGTGGACGACCACGTCCCCGTAGTCCACCAGTACCCACCGCAGGTGCTCACGACCCTCCACCCTGAGAGGACGTCTTCCGGTGAGCTCCCTCACCTTGCGCTCCAAGTCGTCTAGCAGCGCCCTCACGTGGCGTTCGTTCCGGCCGTTGCAGATCACGAACCAGTCGACGAGACCCAGCACGGGACCCACCTCGACGGCGACGACCTCCTCTGCTCCCTTGTCGGAGACGACGTCGACGACGAGATGACAGAAGACCTCAGCCTCCGGGACGGCGTCCGGGAGGGGGCGGGGGGTGCTCGTCACTCTCCGCCTTCCACGGTGGTCGTGGTCTCCAGCGGAACGACACGCACCGATCCCGAAGACCGTGGTCGGGTGGACCTGAAATAGTCGGAGCCCAGTACGACCAGCACGTCCGTCCCTTCCTGAATGGACGGATCGACCCTCACGACCCCCACACCCAAAGCCTTCACGAACTCCTCACCGACTCGTTCTAACGCCCTGTCAGCGACCACGACCTCCGTCCTGTCGACATCGAACGTCTCTGCGTTTCCGAGGATACGCAGATCCGCGCCCGCTCCGATGAGAAGGTCTGCCGCCCGGAGGATCCCCTCACGCTCACCGGCCCCGTCCAGCAACGTCAGAGTGGGACGTGGTACGACATCGGAACCCTGGGGAATAGGCACGAGCACCCGGCCCAGGACCCTCCATTCGCCCTCGTCGACCGCATATAGGTCGTCGGCTGCTCCAGGCACGGCGACCGCAGACACGGGCACCCTCGTGACCTCGACTTCCCGGGTCGCCATCCGCCTCAAGAAGCCGCCGAGACCCTCCCCCGTCTCTCCGGGGAGCCGCCCCTCTCCCCTGATCTTTTCCAACAGTCCGAACCAGCTCTCCCAAAACGCCACCTGCCGCCCCACCCTCACCAGCTCGCTCTCGGAGTCCGAGAGCGCCGCTAGGAACGGCCCGACCTCCTCGGCCTCGAGCTCCACGGTCCCCGGGACTAGGCGGCGGATCAGTTCACCATCGGCTCGTCTGAGGGAGATGCGGTCGGAGAGGGTGACCGTCACGGGAGCCACCGGCCCCACGAGCCTCTCCCACTGCTCGTCGTCCAGCGTCACAACCCCGGCACGACTGCCGGCGGCAGCCCCCGCCGTCTCCCCCGTCACGCCTACGGCGAAACCCAAGAGCGTCTCGACTGCTCTGCGAAGCTCGTCGGATCCACCGCGCTCGAAGGCGCCCGCCAGAGTGAGAGGACCCTGGCCTTCGTCCTCGTCGCTCCCGGGTTCACCCGCCGAGTCGCTCCCGGATCCACCCACCAACTCGCCGTCGACAACGCGCGCGCCCGGAACCGCGTTCGTCGGGACGACCAGCACGCCGGCGCGTTCGGGCGAGCTGAGAGTGAGCACCGCCACCCCTACGAGGGAGCCTCCGCGCTCGTGGACCACGAGCATCGTCTCGGTCGCCTCCACCGCCGACCGCCAACCGGGCTGGGAGGGATCCGTCACCTCCTGGACGGCGCGACCCGACCTGCTGGCGAGCAGCTCCCGCCTGCCGACCCACACCAGCAACGGCAGAGCCACGCAACCCAACGCGACGAGGCTCGGGAAGACGTACTGCCAGAACAGAGTGCGGACTCGCGCTCCGGGCCCGGAGCCCTCGCGCCCCGAGACCACCTGCGATGCGAACTCGGCGGAGTAGCGGACCCTTTCGGAAGCGGGCGAGGACGCACCTTCGGATGCGGTGGTCGCGGATCCGGGGGGCGCCTCACCAGGGGGTCTGTCGCTCACGAGCTCTCCGTATACAGGCCTCGGCGGCGTATCACGTCGACGACCTTCGGGGGTACGAGGAAATCGAGCGGTCTCCCCTCGGCCACTCTCCTGCGCAGATCGGTGGAGGAGAGATCGATTCGGGGAATCTGCACCGACTGGAACGCGAAGCCCGATGGGAGCGGATCGCACACCCCTGGGCGGTCTACCACCACGAGGCTCGCGAGTCGTTTGACTTCCTCGACCCGCTCCCAGGTAGGAAGCCCGGCAGCCGCGTCACGTCCGAGCACGAGGAACAGCTCCGCATACGGATGTATATCGGTCAACTCCGCCAGGGTGTCCGCGGTGTATGAGACCCCGCCCCGGTCCACCTCCAGTGTGCAGAGCTCCAAGCCGTCGACTCCCGCTATGGCAGCCGCGACCATTTCGAGACGGGCATCGGCCGGAGAGACGTGACGCAGGGCCTCCTTCTGCCAGGGCCGGTTCGCGACCACGAACAGGACACGGTCGAGAGCCAGCTCATGACGGACGTTCACGGCGGCGACCAGATGCCCGACGTGCGGCGGGTCGAAAGTCCCGCCGAACACTCCGATCCTGCCGCGCCGGCCCGCGGCCGTCTCTGGGCGAGTCTCGGACACGGCGCGAGCGTCAGACACGGGGCGAGTCTAAGGGCGGGTCTGCTCCTATGACCTATGTCACCGCAGGCCGACTGGATTGCGAACCTTCACGCGTGTAACCTCTTCGGAACGCGGCGAGGCTGGCAAGAGCCCGCCGACCCGAAGTGACCCTGGTCACTGGATGCGATGGAACACGACGAGCGCCGGGAGCGTTCGCGCGTGTGTCCTCAGGTCGCGCGGTCGCTGGAGGTCGAGCCGCCGAGGTTGCTCGCTCGAGGATCCTCCGCGGAGCGGGGCGAGCGGCCGGAGAGGTTACACGACAAAAGACAGCGCACTCGAGAGATACGTACAAGCGTAGGGATGAACAAGGGCGTTGATCCCACGAACGGAGAGAGATGACTGATTCGGTTGGCCAGTATCTGAACGAGATCGGGTTGGTGCCGTTGCTGACGGCACAGGAGGAGCGCGAACTCGCCCAGATCATCGAGAGAGGGCGGGAGGCGCAGCGCCGCCTCGAGGCGGGTGAGCGGTCCCGTGAGCTCAAGCGCGCCGTCGAAGAGGGCGCCAAGGCCAAGGACCGGTTCATACGGGCGAACCTACGCCTCGTGGTGAGCGTCGCCCGCCGCTACCCCCTTCCTCCTGGGATGGAGCTGCTGGACCTGATCCAGGAAGGGAACCTCGGGCTAGAGCACGCTGTCGACAAGTTCGACTGGAGGAAGGGCTTCAAGTTCTCCACCTACGCCACCTTCTGGATCCGTCAGGCCATAGGCAGGGCCCTCGACCAGAAGGCCAGCCTCGTGCGGCTTCCGGGTGATCGTTCCGCGTCCCTGCGGGCTGCACTGCGGCAGGTCTCCGGAGACGGGGACGAGCTGGACGAGGAACACGCCCGTCTGCATCGTCTCACCACGCCCACCTCCCTCGATCGCACGGTGGGCGACGACGACTCCAACGAGCTGATCGACCTGATAGCCGACCAGAACCCCGGCCCGGAGCAGCAGGTTTTGGAGCAGGCCGAGAAGGAGATGATCTCCGACCTGCTCGACGTCCTCGACGAGCGCGCCCGATATGCGGTCGAGCAGCGTTTCGGTCTACGAGACGGCCGCAAGCGCAGCTACCGCGAGGTGGGCGAAGAGCTGGGCGTCACCGCGGAGGCGGCCCGGCGGCTGGTGAAGCGCGCCGTCAACTTGGTCAGGGACACGGCAGCCGAACGGGTCGACACGGACGCGGCGTGAGGCAGACGGATACAGGGTCCGCTCCATCTGAGTCGAGTCCGGGTATGACCGCGGGAGGGGACACCTCCGGTGTCCCCGACCGATCGGGCCACGCAGCAGTGGACTGGTCGCCCTCGAGTTGGAGGGCAAAGCCTGCCGCACAGCAGCCGGAGTGGCCCGACCCCGAGCAGCTGGAGGAAGTCCTACAGACCATCCGCCGGATGCCGCCGCTGGTGTTCGCAGGGGAGGCCAGGACACTGACGTCTCGCCTGGCGGACGTCTCAGAGGGCAGGGCGTTCCTCCTGCAGGCGGGCGACTGTGCGGAGTCCTTCGAAGCGCTGAGCGCCGATTCGATCCGCGACAAGTTGAAGGTCATCCTCCAGATGGGCGTGGTGCTCTCCTACTCCGCGGGTGTCCCCACGGTGTTGGTCGGCCGGATCGCGGGACAGTTCGCCAAGCCCCGCTCCTCCCCCATCGAGCGAGTGGGCGACAGAGAGCTACCGTCGTTCCGGGGAGACATGGTGAACTCGATCGAGTTCGACGAGGACGCTCGTCGACCCGATCCGACTCGGCTACTCACGGCTTACCAACACTCGGCGGCGACGCTGAACCTCCTCAGAGCATTCACGAAGGGAGGCTTCGCCGACCTCCGACGGGTCCACCAGTGGAACCTCGAGTTCGTCGCATCCAGCCCGGAGGGCCGTCGCTACGAACAGATCGCAACCGAGATCGACCGTGCGCTCAGGTTCATGCGGGCACAAGGAGTCGACCTGGAGTCGGACCACGTATTGAGCGAGGTGGACCTCTTCACAAGCCACGAAGCCCTCATCCTCGGATACGAGGAAGCGCTGACGAGGAGGGACTCGCTCACCGGGGACTGGTACGACTGCTCTGCGCACATGATCTGGATCGGAGAACGCACCCGCCAACCCGACGGCGCGCACGTCGAGTTCGCACGCGGCGTCCACAACCCGATCGGGGTGAAGGTGGGCCCGACCGCGTCCCCCGAAGAGGTGCTCGAACTGTGCCGGATCCTCGACCCCCACAAGAAGCCGGGGCGCCTCACCCTCATCTCCCGGATGGGAGCCGCTCGCGTGAGAGAGGCCCTGCCTCCGCTGGTGGAAGCCGTGAAGCGAGCGGGCCATCCGGTGGTGTGGGCCTGCGACCCGATGCACGGGAACACCATCACCACGAACGGGAAGAAGACCAGGCGGTTCGAGGACATCCTCGACGAGGTCGCCGGATTCTTCGAGGTACACACGGCTTGTGGGACCTGGCCCGGGGGGATACACGTCGAGCTCACCGGCGAGGACGTCACCGAGTGCCTCGGCGGCTCCGATCCGGTGAGCGACGACCAGTTGCACGAGAGATACGAGACGATGTGCGATCCGAGGCTGAACGCACGTCAGTCGCTCGACCTGGCCTTCCACGTGGCCGAACTGCTGCGCGCCGAAGAGGGAGTCTGATCCCACGACGGCCTCGGCTCCCCTCCGACTCTCGACACCTGTCTCAGAAAGTTCTGGATCTCGCGCAAATACGTTGACGCAGAGGCCGCTCCCCGGTAGAAAAGTCGGAAAAGTCGATCGGATTAGTCGACAATCTTTCCGAGGGGAGGCGCAGCCATGAGGACGCGAGAGGTCTCCGAGGAACTCGTGAGAGAGATCGAGCGGGACGTCGCCCGGTTCGAGGAGATGCTCGCAGGGTATCTGGCCGGTGAGATCCCCGAGGACGTGTTCCGCGTGTTCCGCCTCAACAACGGCATATACGGACAGCGTCAGGGGGGACACAACCAGATGGTGCGGGTGAAGGTCCCCTACGGATCGCTCACCCCCGACCAGCTCGAGATGATCGGACACCTCTGCGAGACCTACTCCCGCGGCTGGGCCCACATAACCACGCGACAGAACATCCAGATGCACTTCGTCCAGCTCACCGACGTTCCGGAGGTGCTCCGCAAGCTCGCTTCGGTCGGCCTCACCACCCGTGAGGCGTGCGGTGACACGGTCCGGAACATCCAGGGATGCCACCTGGCCGGTGCCTGCCCATACGAACACTTCGACATCAGCCCGTGGGCAGAGGCGACCTTCAGGCAGTTCGTCCGCAACCCCTTGACACAGCGACTGCCGCGGAAGTTCAAGATCAACTTCTCCGGCTGCGAGACCGACTGCGGACAGGCGATGTTCAACGACGTCGGTGTCATCGCGGTGACCCGCAGGCGCGAGGACGGCAGCCTCGAGCAGGGTTTCCGCGTGTACATAGCCGGCGGCCTGGGGGCGAACCCCCACCCCGCACTG from Acidimicrobiales bacterium encodes the following:
- the rsfS gene encoding ribosomal silencing factor RsfS, which gives rise to MTSTPRPLPDAVPEAEVFCHLVVDVVSDKGAEEVVAVEVGPVLGLVDWFVICNGRNERHVRALLDDLERKVRELTGRRPLRVEGREHLRWVLVDYGDVVVHLFDPETRSYYELERLWTDMRRIVPEGSSAEEGGARRPARSVDG
- the nadD gene encoding putative nicotinate-nucleotide adenylyltransferase produces the protein MFGGTFDPPHVGHLVAAVNVRHELALDRVLFVVANRPWQKEALRHVSPADARLEMVAAAIAGVDGLELCTLEVDRGGVSYTADTLAELTDIHPYAELFLVLGRDAAAGLPTWERVEEVKRLASLVVVDRPGVCDPLPSGFAFQSVQIPRIDLSSTDLRRRVAEGRPLDFLVPPKVVDVIRRRGLYTESS
- the hrdD gene encoding RNA polymerase principal sigma factor HrdD, with protein sequence MTDSVGQYLNEIGLVPLLTAQEERELAQIIERGREAQRRLEAGERSRELKRAVEEGAKAKDRFIRANLRLVVSVARRYPLPPGMELLDLIQEGNLGLEHAVDKFDWRKGFKFSTYATFWIRQAIGRALDQKASLVRLPGDRSASLRAALRQVSGDGDELDEEHARLHRLTTPTSLDRTVGDDDSNELIDLIADQNPGPEQQVLEQAEKEMISDLLDVLDERARYAVEQRFGLRDGRKRSYREVGEELGVTAEAARRLVKRAVNLVRDTAAERVDTDAA
- a CDS encoding phospho-2-dehydro-3-deoxyheptonate aldolase; protein product: MTAGGDTSGVPDRSGHAAVDWSPSSWRAKPAAQQPEWPDPEQLEEVLQTIRRMPPLVFAGEARTLTSRLADVSEGRAFLLQAGDCAESFEALSADSIRDKLKVILQMGVVLSYSAGVPTVLVGRIAGQFAKPRSSPIERVGDRELPSFRGDMVNSIEFDEDARRPDPTRLLTAYQHSAATLNLLRAFTKGGFADLRRVHQWNLEFVASSPEGRRYEQIATEIDRALRFMRAQGVDLESDHVLSEVDLFTSHEALILGYEEALTRRDSLTGDWYDCSAHMIWIGERTRQPDGAHVEFARGVHNPIGVKVGPTASPEEVLELCRILDPHKKPGRLTLISRMGAARVREALPPLVEAVKRAGHPVVWACDPMHGNTITTNGKKTRRFEDILDEVAGFFEVHTACGTWPGGIHVELTGEDVTECLGGSDPVSDDQLHERYETMCDPRLNARQSLDLAFHVAELLRAEEGV